The sequence below is a genomic window from Streptomyces sp. B21-105.
ACCGCGGACAACACTCCCATTGCGGCCCGCAACATCAAGGCTGGCGGGAGCGTCATGAAGGGCTACTACGCGAGCGATCTGCACGACGCGTGGCAGCGCTACTGCCCACCCCCCGCGGAAAGTGCGCTACTTCCGCTACCTCCGCTACCGGGCAGCTCAGAGGCGGTTTCCGGGTAGCGGCAAGCCACTCCGCATCCGCTACCGCAAAACCCATCCGCTACCTGCCCCGCGGCCACGAACCCGAGCGGGGTCTGTGTAGCGAACGGCCCTGTCTCACATTCGGTGGTGACGGAGAGTCTTGAGGGTCGTTGACATTCGTGTGAAGGATGTCAACGAGCGTGTGCAGACGGTGTTTTCGGGTCTTTCCCCGCTGGTCGTCGAGGATGTGGTCGACGAAGGTGAGCGGATCGTGGTGCGGGCACGGACTCCGCGGGTCACTGCGGTCTGCCCGGTGTGCGAGGCCCCGTCGGAACGCGTGCACGGCTATCACTGGCGGACAGTCGCGGACGTGCCGGTCGATGAACGACGGGTGGTGGTCCGTGTGCGAGTGCGGCGTCTGGTGTGTCCCACGCGCGACTGCCGCCACACCTTCCGCGAACAGGTGCCCGGCGTCCTGGACCGGCACCAGCGGCGTACGACCCGCCTGACCAGGCAAGTCAAAGCCGTTGTCGAGGAGTTAGCGGGCCGAGCCGGGGCACGTCTGCTGGCGATATTGGCGGTGAGCCTGTCGCGTCACACGGCCCTGCGCGCCCTGCTGCGGATTCCGTTGCCCACCGGGCGGGTGCCTCGTGCGATCGGCGTTGACGACTTCGCGCTGCGCCGGCGGCACCGCTGCGCCACCGTGATCATCGATGCCGAGACTCATGAGCGGATCGACGTGCTGCCCGACCGCACCGCCGACACCCTGGAGGCGTGGCTGCGCGAGCATCCGGGGATCGAGATCGTGTGCCGTGACGGCTCGGCGACCTATGCTGAGGCGATCCGGCGCGCTCTGCCTGACGCGGTGCAGGTCGCGGACCGGTGGCATGTGTGGCACAACCTGTGCGAAGCCGCTCTGAGCGAGGTCAAGGCGCACAGCGCCTGTTGGGCCACCGTGTTGGACGCGCCCATTTACGACGGGCCCCGAGCCCAGACCACCCTGGAACGCTGGCACCAGGTCCACGGGCTGCTCGACCAGGGCGTCGGCTTGCTCGAGTGCGCCCGCCGTCTCCAGCTGGCCCTGAACACCGTCAAACGCTACGCGCGGGCCGATCGGCCTGAGCGCATGCTCCGCGTCCCCAAGTACCGCGCCAGCCTCGTCGACCCCTACCGCGAGCACCTGCGCAAACGCCGAGCCGATGACCCCGGCGTCCCCGTCAAGCACCTCTTCGAAGAGATCAAAGCCCTCGGCTTCACGGGCTGCCTGAACCTCCTGCACAAGTACATCAACCAGGGCCGCGCGGACGCCGACCGCAGCCATATCTCCCCGCGCAGGCTCGCCCGGATGCTGCTGACCAGGCCCGACAACCTCAAGGCCGAGCAACACGAGCTCCTGGCCAAGCTCACCACCGCCTGCCCCGAGATGACCCAACTGGCCGCCGATATCAGGGACTTCGCCCCGCTCCTTACGCCGCACGCCGACAACGCCGACGCACTCACGCGCTGGATCACCCAAGTCCGAGCAGCCGACCTGCCTCATCTCCACGCCTTCACCCGGGGCCTGGAACGAGACCGCGACGCCGTGAACTCCGCGCTCACGCTTCCGTACAGCAACGGCCCCACCGAGGGCGTCAACACCAAGACCAAACGGATCGCACGCCAGATGCACGGACGAGCAGGCTTCACCCTGCTTCGGCACCGCATCCTCCTCGGATAGCGGCACGCTCCGTCACCACCGAATGTGAGACAGGGCCGCTCACCGTACAGACCCGTCGGCCACTCCCGCGCAGCGGGGGAACCTCACCTCAGCGATTGAAGATCTCTAGCGTCCCACGGTGAGGGCCCAGTGAACCTGCGAAGGGGCGGTCACCTTGACGGTAGCGTGTTCGCGGGAACTCTGCAGGTTCAGTTGGTTGAAGGTGCTGCTGACCTCGCCGTCCACACATTCGAGGGGAAAGCTCAATCCGACCGGTTCCACGGAGACGGTCAGTGTTCCTTTGCCCTGACAGTTCACGAGGACCGACAGTTCCCCGGGTTTGATCCCGTCCCGGATCTCCAGCTCTTTGTTGCCGCTGGCGTTCGTAGCCTGCGCCACAACTTCTCCCCCCGGAAGGACCGGCGCCTTGGTCACGGTCTCCCCTGCGACCTGCTCGGCGCGAGTTGATGACGGCGAGACTGTCGGGGAGACGGTGGAACGGGCGGGGGACGTGTGAGGAGAAGGCTTGGCGTGGTCCTGGCCGCTCGTGCAGCCTGCAAGCACGACCGTTGCTGCCATTCCTCCGATTGTTGCGAGGACCCTTAGCTTTCCCACAGGTACCAGCCCACCCGGTAGGGGGAGTAACTGACGATAGTCTTCTTCGTCGACGTCTTGCAGTTGCTGTAGAGCACGTAACTGACCCCCGTGTGCTTGAGCCGCCAGACACCATACGTGGCGTTCGTGGTCCTGTGGGACGGGGTGTCTACGGAGATGGAGTTCCCTAGCTTGGCCGTGAGTTTCGCCGAAACGGTGATGTTGAACTTGGCCTTGATCTTGAGCAGCATTGTGTTGACCGACGCTTGCAGGTCGCCACTCACGGAGACACCTACCTCGCCCGTAACCTCCGACGTGAAGGTCGACTTTGCTGTTCTGGAGGTGGCGTTGTAGTTCGCGTTCGTGGGCCCGACCGCCCTGTGGTATTGCGCGCCCTGCGAAGTGGGGCTGTACACGGCAGCACGATCGCAGATCTCGGCGTTGGGGGTGTCGCCAGGAACTGGCTTGCCCGTGTACGTGGGCTCATCCGTGACCGGGTCGTTGGGAACTTGGGTGACCGAGGCGTCGGGAACGTCCGTGACGCTCTCCTCGGGCTCCTGTGGCGGTGCCGTGTTGATGACAAGGTCTTCTTCTGAGGCAACCGAAACAGCCGGAGACTCCTCCGTAGCCAGCGCGGGTCCGCTCATGATCGCGCACATCAGAAATGTGGCGGAGGTGAGAAAAGCGGCGCGACGTGCAGATGTATCCACAACGGCACCCATCCGGCCGGGACTGCCCTCTCGGCAGTCGAACACGGTGACCGTATGTCAGGAGCATGGCGGTAGCGGAGATTCCGGAGATTCTCTGAGGTTGAATTGAGGTAAGCGGGCGCGGACGATGATGAGAGGTCAGTGGACCCTCAATAATCTCGGTGAGTTGGGGTTTTTGCAGGTCAGGGGTAGTGGGGCCGTGCGCTTGTCTGCCTGCGTCGGCCGGCCCGCTGTAGACCCGCAGCACCGGCCGGTTGTGGAGGGGGCCAGCCCGTTCGAGCCGGGCCAGGTGGGCTGACACCCGCTTTAGGAGTTCGGTCCGAAACCACTTCGGCTGCGGTCGGCGGCTGGTGCGACGGCCGGGCAGAGCCGCTGGTGTACGTCCCTGTCCGGCGTCGTTGATGTCAGCCGTGGATGTCAGAGGCACCCGGGATTCGTAGCTCTGTGGGGACCCGGCACCTGGTCGTATAAGTCGATGCCGGGCGCCCGCTGTTCCTGGCCTTCGTGGTGGATGTGGGTCGTGGCGCTGCTGCGCTGCCGAACAGGTGGCTTTGATCACTCTTCCCCGACGCGTCGCGATTTCGTAGGGTCCGATCATTCGAGACTGGCTCTGGGGGGCGTGTGGCTGTTCCTGTGGCTCGGAGTCGTGCCCTGCGCGTGATCCGCGGCGTGGGCTCGTTCTTGAAAGAACCCTTGGGGGAGCTCGCCGGGGAAGTGGTGCTGACGGTTGTTGCCTGCCTTGTCGTGGCCGGTCTGGCTCTGGCGTTCGTCTGGGGATGGGAGCGCAGCCCGCTCGTCGCCGGCGGTGTAGGTGGTGCCTTGCTGGCCTTCCTCGGCTATGGCGGCTGGGAGCTGTTTCGTCCCGCCAGGCCAGGGCGGCGCGGGCGACTGGCCGGCGTGGCGGCCGCTACGTTTGCCGTGGCAGCCTTGTTCGTCACCTACGCCTGGTCCTGCAATTGCTCCTGAACGCCAGGCTGGGCACAGGCTTGCCATCGCCGTAGCGGATGGAGCGCGGACTTCTTCGTCCCGAAGCAACTTGAGTGGGGGCGCCACCTTGAGGTTGTGGGGCTCTCACCTGTGCGGATCGTCCGTTGGCGTCCGTGCTTGTTCGTCGCTGTTCGTCGGCGTTGTCACGCAGTTAGACACTCATTGCTGCGGCATGTCAGCTGCGTGCTCTGCGACTTGGCCAGGGCCGTCCATCGGGAGATTGGTCCGCAGGCCGGCCCGCTCGAACGAAGTCACCGTATTCGTCCTGGACCTCGTTGACCCAACTCCCGCGCACTGCGCCCGTGGCCTTCAGTCCTGGCCAGGATCCTGGGCTTGAAGCCGTGCGGGATGTCCCACTCCCGGGCTGGTGCCATCCCAGCTGCGGGCCCTTGAGGGGCGCGGGTAGGGTCACACCTTCTTGACGACGATGGTGTCCGGGACCAGCTTCTCCAGGTCGTCGACGTCCGAGGTGAAGATGGTGACTTGTCCCTTCTGCTGTCGCGCGATCACGGCGAGCACGGCGTCGATCGCGTACTTGTGGCCGTGCAACTTGGCGTCGGCCAGGAGACGGCGGGCCTGGCGGGCCTCGTCCTTCCCGATGTCGGCGACCTGGAGCCGGGACAGTACCCAGTCCCAGCGCTGTTCGGTCGTTCTGCCGTCGTACGCCTCGACCAGGGTCATTGGCGACGTCACCACTTCGGCCTCCCCTCGCGCCGCGAGGTCGAGCCAGGCGATCATCGTCCGATCACCGCGCACGGCCAGGGAGAGGGCTTCACAGTCCAGGACGAAGACACGGAGCGGCCTCTGCCCGTGCTCACCAACTCGCTTCTTCACGCAGCCTCTCCGGCGTTGTGTTGTCCGGAGGCGCGGCGCCGCTCGTGTTCGGCGTCGAGATCCTCCAGCTCGTCGAGGGCTGCCACACGCTCGTCCTCAGTCACGGGGCCGTGTTCTTCCTGCAGCCAGTCGACCAGTTCCAGGAGCCGGTCCCGGTCGCGCTTGAAGCGCAGCGCCTCGGCGACGTACGCCGACAGGCCCCGCTCGGCCGCGTCCGCGCGGATCTCGTCCAGGAGATCCTCGGGGATCGTCACGGTTACCTTCTTCGTCACCATATAAGAGACCATACTCTTGGTATCGCACTCCTTACCAGTGGGCGCGGTCGACGATTCGACGGTCAGGTGGCCGTGGCGGGGCGCGGGCTGCCGTGGAAGACCTGGCTGGTGTGCCAGGAACGGTGGATCGCGGCGACGGGGTGGGCGCCGGGCTGAGGTCCGACGAGTGGTCGGTCGGCGAGCGCGAT
It includes:
- a CDS encoding lysine transporter LysE translates to MIRGVGSFLKEPLGELAGEVVLTVVACLVVAGLALAFVWGWERSPLVAGGVGGALLAFLGYGGWELFRPARPGRRGRLAGVAAATFAVAALFVTYAWSCNCS
- a CDS encoding CopG family transcriptional regulator, producing MVTKKVTVTIPEDLLDEIRADAAERGLSAYVAEALRFKRDRDRLLELVDWLQEEHGPVTEDERVAALDELEDLDAEHERRRASGQHNAGEAA
- a CDS encoding PIN domain-containing protein, with the protein product MKKRVGEHGQRPLRVFVLDCEALSLAVRGDRTMIAWLDLAARGEAEVVTSPMTLVEAYDGRTTEQRWDWVLSRLQVADIGKDEARQARRLLADAKLHGHKYAIDAVLAVIARQQKGQVTIFTSDVDDLEKLVPDTIVVKKV
- a CDS encoding ISL3 family transposase, translating into MKDVNERVQTVFSGLSPLVVEDVVDEGERIVVRARTPRVTAVCPVCEAPSERVHGYHWRTVADVPVDERRVVVRVRVRRLVCPTRDCRHTFREQVPGVLDRHQRRTTRLTRQVKAVVEELAGRAGARLLAILAVSLSRHTALRALLRIPLPTGRVPRAIGVDDFALRRRHRCATVIIDAETHERIDVLPDRTADTLEAWLREHPGIEIVCRDGSATYAEAIRRALPDAVQVADRWHVWHNLCEAALSEVKAHSACWATVLDAPIYDGPRAQTTLERWHQVHGLLDQGVGLLECARRLQLALNTVKRYARADRPERMLRVPKYRASLVDPYREHLRKRRADDPGVPVKHLFEEIKALGFTGCLNLLHKYINQGRADADRSHISPRRLARMLLTRPDNLKAEQHELLAKLTTACPEMTQLAADIRDFAPLLTPHADNADALTRWITQVRAADLPHLHAFTRGLERDRDAVNSALTLPYSNGPTEGVNTKTKRIARQMHGRAGFTLLRHRILLG